The Geomonas ferrireducens genome includes a window with the following:
- a CDS encoding bifunctional 5,10-methylenetetrahydrofolate dehydrogenase/5,10-methenyltetrahydrofolate cyclohydrolase has product MNLLDGKKCADSLIAGIAKQVARHVDAGLRKPHMTVILVGHHAPSESYVKSKITTCALSGFDSNLIRLPETVAEKELLALIAEINEDNSTDGVIVQLPLPKQINAQRVINAISPDKDIDGFHPTNFGRMALGQKAFRPATAYGICKLLQFYQVPVAGRHCVVIGRSNIVGKPISIMLSNDFDIGNATVTLTHIETPRELLIEETRRADIVIVAVGIPGFVTPDMVRDGVTLIDVGINRLENGKLVGDVAFDAVAPKCEWITPVPGGVGRMTVAALMINTLAAYQNNFELA; this is encoded by the coding sequence ATGAACCTTTTAGATGGCAAGAAATGCGCTGACAGTCTGATCGCGGGAATAGCAAAGCAGGTCGCGCGTCACGTAGACGCGGGGCTTCGAAAGCCGCACATGACCGTGATCCTGGTTGGCCACCACGCCCCGAGCGAATCCTACGTCAAATCCAAGATCACGACCTGCGCGCTCTCCGGATTCGACAGCAATTTAATCCGTCTCCCCGAGACGGTCGCCGAGAAAGAGCTCCTCGCCCTCATCGCCGAGATCAACGAGGACAACTCCACCGACGGCGTCATCGTCCAGCTCCCGCTTCCCAAGCAGATTAACGCGCAGCGCGTGATTAACGCCATCTCCCCCGATAAGGACATCGACGGCTTTCACCCCACGAACTTCGGCAGGATGGCCCTGGGGCAGAAGGCGTTTCGCCCCGCGACCGCCTACGGCATCTGCAAGCTTTTGCAGTTCTACCAGGTGCCGGTGGCAGGCAGGCACTGCGTGGTGATCGGGCGCTCCAACATAGTCGGCAAGCCGATCTCCATCATGCTCTCCAACGATTTCGACATCGGCAATGCGACGGTCACCCTCACCCACATAGAGACGCCGCGCGAACTGCTCATCGAGGAGACGCGTCGCGCCGATATCGTCATCGTGGCGGTCGGTATCCCCGGGTTCGTCACTCCGGACATGGTGCGGGACGGCGTCACCCTGATCGACGTCGGCATCAACCGTCTCGAGAACGGCAAGCTCGTCGGCGACGTCGCCTTCGACGCGGTCGCCCCGAAGTGCGAGTGGATCACCCCGGTCCCCGGCGGCGTGGGACGCATGACCGTCGCCGCACTCATGATCAACACACTCGCCGCCTACCAGAACAACTTCGAGCTGGCTTAA
- a CDS encoding anaerobic C4-dicarboxylate transporter, giving the protein MAAMFWIQFVLVLGAVLIGIRKGGVALGMIGGLGVSVLVLGFRSAPSEPPIAVMLIILAVVTASATLQVAGGLDYLVQLTEKLLRAHPKYVTILAPLCTFFLTVCCGTGHAVYALLPVISDVAIKTKIRPERPMAISSVASQMGITASPVAAAVTFFLGFAAKAGHPVTLIDIISVTMPAGIIGVLAAAAWSFNRGLELDKDQEFQARLQDPEFRKGLDADVTTLDKKISTVAKVSVALFFAGVGTIILMASCPWLLPLAADKKPIPMTTVVQFIMLAYGAFILFAAKVKAKDIAHSSVFIAGMIAVVSIFGIAWMSDTFITANKKYLIDNIGIMVKLAPWTFAIATFCISAFVKSQAATLAITLPLGLALGLPIPLLLGLMPASYAYFFFAFYPSDLAAINMDRTGTTRIGKYLLNHSFMIPGLIGVGVSTVVAYTISQFIF; this is encoded by the coding sequence ATGGCAGCGATGTTTTGGATCCAATTCGTACTCGTCCTCGGTGCGGTGCTCATAGGCATCCGCAAAGGCGGCGTGGCTCTCGGCATGATCGGTGGTCTGGGGGTGTCGGTACTGGTGCTCGGTTTCCGTAGCGCCCCGTCCGAGCCACCGATCGCCGTTATGCTCATCATCCTGGCCGTCGTCACCGCGTCGGCTACGCTCCAAGTGGCGGGGGGGCTCGACTACCTGGTACAGCTCACGGAGAAGCTGCTGCGTGCCCATCCGAAGTACGTCACCATCCTCGCCCCGCTCTGTACCTTCTTCCTGACCGTCTGCTGCGGCACCGGCCACGCCGTCTATGCCCTGCTTCCGGTCATCTCAGATGTCGCGATCAAGACGAAGATCCGTCCTGAACGCCCGATGGCGATTTCCAGCGTGGCCTCCCAGATGGGGATCACAGCGAGCCCCGTGGCCGCCGCGGTCACCTTCTTCCTGGGCTTTGCGGCGAAAGCCGGGCACCCTGTGACCCTTATCGACATCATCTCGGTCACTATGCCTGCCGGCATCATCGGCGTTCTGGCCGCCGCAGCCTGGAGCTTCAACCGCGGGTTGGAGCTCGACAAGGACCAGGAATTCCAGGCGCGCCTTCAGGACCCCGAGTTCCGCAAGGGGCTCGATGCGGATGTCACCACGCTGGACAAGAAGATCTCCACCGTTGCCAAGGTTTCCGTCGCGCTCTTCTTCGCAGGTGTCGGCACCATCATCCTGATGGCGAGCTGCCCGTGGCTGCTGCCGTTGGCTGCCGACAAGAAGCCGATCCCGATGACCACCGTCGTCCAGTTCATCATGCTTGCCTACGGCGCCTTCATCCTCTTCGCCGCCAAGGTAAAAGCGAAAGACATCGCCCACTCCAGCGTCTTCATCGCGGGTATGATCGCCGTCGTTTCCATCTTCGGCATTGCCTGGATGAGCGATACCTTCATCACCGCAAACAAGAAGTACCTGATCGACAACATCGGCATCATGGTTAAATTGGCCCCCTGGACCTTCGCCATCGCGACCTTCTGCATCTCCGCTTTCGTGAAGAGCCAGGCGGCCACCCTTGCCATCACGCTCCCCCTGGGGCTCGCCCTCGGTCTTCCGATTCCGCTGCTCCTCGGGCTCATGCCGGCAAGTTACGCCTACTTCTTCTTCGCCTTCTACCCGAGCGATCTCGCCGCCATCAACATGGACCGTACCGGCACCACAAGGATCGGGAAGTACCTCTTGAACCACAGCTTCATGATCCCGGGTTTGATCGGCGTGGGTGTCTCCACCGTGGTCGCCTACACTATTTCCCAGTTCATTTTTTAA
- a CDS encoding sigma-54-dependent transcriptional regulator produces MSETLYPDFGVLLVDDEPDWLGSLTLTLETAGGISNITTCSDSRQVLSILGEKRIGLVMLDLTMPHLSGEEVLAQIAEHYPDTAVIILSGLNQLETAVRCMRLGAFDYCVKTDEEERIVGSVLRAIRMVEMKAEFQEVSNRLITRELSHPEAFSAIVTGDRSMLDVFSYIEAVAKSPQPLLITGESGVGKELIAQAVHRLSGCRGKLVTVNVAGLDDTVFADTLFGHVRGAFTGADQARRGMVEEAADGTLFLDEIGDLSIASQVKLLRLLQEREYFPLGCDLPKRLRARVVVATHQNLQAKEGEGKFRRDLYYRLRTHRVQIPALRERRGDIALLLDHFLAEAAEALGKKKPTPPKGLAQFLSTYSFPGNVRELRAMVYDAVSVHRDRMLSMDSFVKAVESAQAEAGPSTAAPPRQNPFSGFDELPTFSDAAAFLVQEALARANGNQTLAARLLGISQPALSKRLKMMHS; encoded by the coding sequence TTGAGCGAGACTCTCTACCCCGATTTCGGAGTCCTTTTGGTCGACGACGAGCCCGACTGGCTCGGCTCTTTGACGCTCACCCTGGAGACCGCCGGGGGGATCAGCAACATCACCACCTGCAGCGACAGCCGCCAGGTGCTTTCCATACTGGGGGAGAAGCGCATCGGGCTGGTCATGCTCGACCTCACCATGCCGCACCTCTCGGGCGAGGAGGTGCTGGCCCAGATCGCGGAGCACTATCCCGACACGGCGGTGATCATCCTCAGTGGGTTGAACCAGCTTGAGACGGCGGTGCGTTGCATGAGGCTTGGGGCTTTCGATTACTGCGTGAAGACCGACGAGGAGGAGCGCATCGTAGGGAGCGTGTTGCGTGCGATCCGGATGGTGGAGATGAAGGCGGAGTTCCAGGAGGTGTCGAACCGCCTCATCACGCGCGAGCTTTCACACCCGGAAGCCTTTTCCGCCATCGTGACCGGCGACCGCTCCATGCTGGACGTCTTTTCCTACATCGAGGCGGTGGCGAAGAGCCCGCAGCCGCTGCTCATCACGGGCGAGAGCGGGGTAGGGAAGGAGCTGATCGCCCAGGCGGTGCACCGTCTGAGCGGCTGCCGCGGCAAGCTCGTTACCGTGAACGTGGCGGGGCTCGACGATACCGTTTTCGCCGACACCCTGTTCGGCCATGTGCGCGGGGCCTTCACCGGCGCCGACCAGGCAAGGCGCGGCATGGTGGAGGAGGCGGCCGACGGTACGCTATTTCTCGACGAGATCGGAGACCTGAGCATCGCTTCCCAGGTGAAGCTCCTCAGGCTTTTACAGGAACGGGAGTACTTTCCGCTCGGGTGCGACCTACCGAAGCGCCTGAGGGCGCGTGTCGTCGTGGCGACGCACCAGAACCTGCAGGCGAAGGAGGGGGAGGGAAAATTCCGCCGCGACCTCTACTACCGGCTGCGCACCCACCGGGTGCAGATACCGGCGCTCCGTGAGCGGCGCGGCGACATCGCGCTGCTGCTCGATCACTTCCTCGCCGAGGCCGCCGAGGCGCTCGGAAAGAAGAAGCCGACCCCTCCCAAGGGGCTTGCGCAGTTTCTCTCCACCTACAGTTTTCCCGGCAACGTGAGGGAGTTGAGGGCGATGGTCTACGATGCGGTGAGCGTGCACCGCGACCGGATGCTCTCCATGGACAGCTTCGTGAAGGCGGTCGAGTCCGCACAGGCCGAGGCAGGTCCCTCGACAGCGGCACCTCCCAGGCAAAACCCCTTCAGCGGCTTCGATGAGCTCCCCACCTTCAGCGATGCCGCGGCCTTCCTCGTACAGGAGGCGCTCGCCCGCGCCAATGGCAACCAGACGCTCGCCGCGCGCCTTCTCGGCATCTCGCAGCCGGCCCTCAGTAAGCGGCTCAAGATGATGCATTCCTGA